A single Desulfonauticus submarinus DNA region contains:
- the plsY gene encoding glycerol-3-phosphate 1-O-acyltransferase PlsY, whose translation MVYLTWWLLAYLCGAFPFGLLIGQVFCKVDPRQHGSKNIGATNVCRVCGLKYGLLVLGLDLLKGFLPVFVGSFISNSPWFLSLTALAAVSGHMFSVFLYGKGGKGVATTVGVCLALFPKILLIGLIFFVFAVWITGYISVGSIFLVTVLPMLLLFSEKISYMPLTLVLGGLVILKHKANIERLIAGTEKSWRKK comes from the coding sequence ATGGTTTATTTGACATGGTGGTTATTAGCTTATTTATGTGGAGCGTTTCCTTTTGGTTTATTAATTGGTCAGGTGTTTTGCAAGGTAGACCCTAGGCAACATGGCTCTAAGAACATAGGAGCAACAAATGTTTGCAGGGTTTGTGGGTTAAAATATGGTTTGCTTGTGCTTGGTTTAGACTTATTAAAAGGATTTCTTCCTGTATTCGTTGGATCATTTATTTCTAATTCTCCCTGGTTTTTGTCTTTAACTGCGCTTGCTGCTGTAAGTGGACATATGTTTTCTGTTTTTTTGTATGGGAAGGGTGGAAAGGGAGTTGCTACAACAGTAGGAGTTTGTTTAGCTCTTTTTCCAAAAATTCTTTTAATTGGCTTGATTTTCTTTGTTTTTGCTGTTTGGATAACAGGTTATATCTCTGTTGGTTCTATTTTTTTAGTGACAGTTTTGCCCATGCTTTTATTATTTAGTGAAAAAATATCCTATATGCCTCTTACTCTTGTTCTCGGAGGGCTTGTGATTTTAAAACATAAGGCAAATATCGAGCGCTTAATCGCGGGCACTGAAAAGTCTTGGCGAAAGAAATAG
- the hflX gene encoding GTPase HflX, which yields MVIIGDHKQIVIPHLNRTKHDPARLSGVRLLHTHLENQPINDEDLMDLIFLRLDSIEVLTVSAQGFPISYSCAHILPTGGKNNLYEVYPLCPWDKVNFNPLATAKNLEKELERISKSASPTIREKHALLISVSTESKKVQENSLKELEALAKTAGLKVSGYFIQRVQKINPSHILGKGKLAELEIIALQKGASILIFDCELSPSQLRNLTNITERKVIDRTQLILDIFAQHAKSKAGQLQVEMAQLKYTLPRLIKQNRAFSRLAGGIGGRGPGETKLEIDRRKIRERINKIKKELDKIKRQRQTARNLRERSQIPIVALVGYTNVGKSTLLNTLTQSKVLVADKLFATLDPTSKRMRYPKNKEIIFTDTVGFIAHLPNDLKQAFSATLEELRPANLLLHVADASHPQLENQINAVKEILKELNLEDKTTLLILNKWDKLTADQQQQLKNKYPSAFPTSALNKFGLDRLTQEILKKLF from the coding sequence ATGGTGATAATAGGGGATCACAAGCAAATAGTGATTCCCCATTTAAATAGGACTAAACATGATCCTGCAAGGTTAAGTGGAGTACGTCTCTTACACACTCATCTAGAAAACCAGCCGATAAATGATGAAGACCTGATGGATCTAATTTTTTTACGTCTTGATTCAATAGAAGTATTAACTGTTTCAGCCCAAGGCTTTCCTATATCTTACTCTTGCGCTCATATTCTACCTACAGGTGGAAAAAATAATCTTTATGAGGTATATCCTTTATGTCCATGGGACAAAGTTAATTTTAATCCTTTAGCAACTGCAAAAAATCTAGAAAAAGAATTAGAACGCATTAGTAAATCTGCTTCTCCTACTATTAGAGAAAAACACGCATTACTCATCAGTGTAAGCACTGAATCCAAAAAAGTACAAGAAAACTCCTTAAAAGAGCTAGAAGCTCTTGCTAAAACTGCTGGGCTTAAAGTAAGCGGATACTTTATTCAACGAGTTCAAAAAATCAATCCTTCTCATATCTTAGGTAAAGGAAAATTAGCAGAACTCGAAATTATAGCCTTACAAAAAGGGGCTTCCATTTTAATCTTTGATTGCGAGCTATCTCCTTCTCAATTAAGAAATTTAACTAACATTACAGAACGCAAAGTTATTGACCGGACTCAGCTGATTTTAGATATATTTGCTCAACACGCAAAGAGCAAGGCTGGGCAGCTTCAGGTAGAAATGGCTCAGCTAAAATATACCTTGCCACGTCTAATAAAACAAAATCGAGCTTTTAGTAGGCTTGCAGGAGGTATTGGTGGCAGAGGCCCTGGAGAAACCAAACTAGAAATAGATAGAAGAAAAATTAGAGAAAGAATTAATAAAATTAAAAAAGAGCTTGATAAGATCAAAAGGCAGCGCCAGACTGCAAGAAATTTACGTGAACGGTCTCAAATTCCAATTGTAGCATTAGTAGGATATACTAATGTAGGTAAATCAACTCTTTTAAATACTCTTACTCAAAGTAAAGTACTTGTAGCGGACAAACTCTTTGCTACTCTAGACCCCACTAGCAAAAGAATGCGTTATCCTAAAAATAAAGAAATAATTTTTACAGATACAGTAGGTTTCATTGCTCATTTACCAAATGACCTTAAGCAAGCATTTTCTGCAACTTTAGAGGAACTACGCCCTGCAAATTTACTTTTACATGTAGCAGATGCCAGCCATCCTCAGTTAGAAAATCAAATCAACGCTGTTAAAGAAATTTTAAAAGAACTTAACTTAGAAGATAAAACAACCTTATTAATTTTAAATAAATGGGATAAATTAACTGCTGATCAGCAACAACAACTAAAAAACAAATATCCTTCAGCTTTTCCAACTTCTGCTTTAAACAAATTTGGTTTAGATAGATTAACCCAAGAAATTTTAAAAAAGCTTTTTTAG
- a CDS encoding IMP cyclohydrolase, with product MEILPIKRAILSVTDKSGLPELAQFLQKQGVEIISTGGTKRILEQNGIKVISISEITNFPEILDGRVKTLHPHVHAGILADKDNPQHHETLKTLNLDFFDLICVNLYNFKMAIDQSLSLRDAIEQIDIGGPTLLRAGAKNFHSVCVLPDPKFYSEFQQEYLKHQGISIDFRKKMAAYTFNLTSNYDRMISDYLSHHTS from the coding sequence GTGGAAATACTACCAATTAAGCGCGCTATTTTAAGCGTAACAGATAAAAGCGGCCTTCCTGAGCTAGCACAGTTTTTACAAAAGCAAGGTGTTGAAATTATTTCAACAGGAGGCACTAAACGAATTTTAGAGCAAAACGGGATAAAGGTTATATCTATAAGTGAAATTACTAATTTTCCTGAGATTTTAGATGGTAGGGTAAAGACACTCCATCCACATGTCCATGCAGGGATTTTAGCAGATAAAGACAATCCACAACATCATGAAACTCTTAAAACTTTAAATCTAGATTTCTTTGATTTAATCTGTGTAAACTTATACAATTTTAAAATGGCAATTGATCAATCCCTTAGCTTGCGAGATGCTATTGAACAAATAGATATTGGAGGCCCAACTCTTCTTAGAGCAGGCGCAAAAAATTTCCATTCTGTATGTGTATTGCCAGATCCTAAATTTTATTCAGAATTCCAACAAGAATACCTAAAACATCAGGGAATAAGCATTGATTTTAGAAAAAAGATGGCAGCTTATACTTTTAATCTTACTTCAAACTATGATCGCATGATTTCTGATTACTTAAGCCATCACACTTCTTAA